In a genomic window of Nyctibius grandis isolate bNycGra1 chromosome 4, bNycGra1.pri, whole genome shotgun sequence:
- the LOC137661732 gene encoding acyl-coenzyme A thioesterase 5-like, which translates to MWQVTARSLCRVSSCGWQRWLPCSSSTPPAPQPRSPTRTPRTASARSLSSMAPSVRLSPATRSLFDEPLAITVQGLGPRQQVTLRTSLQDEMGELFQACARYQAGDNGELDLARCPALPGGSFSGLEPMGLLWALQPQKPLWNMMKRDVQTPFVLQLEVFEGHGEPPRRLLAQAQHERVFLRDGVRRVPVREGRIRATLFLPPGEDPFPGIIDIQGLGGGLFEHRASLLANHGFVTLALAYYQYEDLPQMPTELHLEYFEEALDYMLQHPQVKGPGVGLLGYSKGADLCLAMAVFLKNITAVASLGGPVANTIFPLCYKDKTIPPLPVDEQQVKVIDSNLLDYSEAFIDPFYAPGNRSLIPLEKAEAQLLFVVGQDDRIFKSEYHATEACKLLQAQGKENFQILSYPGTGHWIDPPFFPLHPTAKHPTSPKRVVLGGELRAYSKAQVHAWPQIQAFFNKYLNAN; encoded by the exons ATGTGGCAGGTCACTGCTCGCTCCCTGTGCCGGGTGAGCTCCTGTGGCTGGCAGAGgtggctgccctgctccagctccacgcctccagccccacagccccgcagccccacgCGGACCCCCAGGACGGCCTCTGCCCGCAGCCTCTCCTCCATGGCCCCCTCTGTCCGCCTCTCGCCCGCCACCCGCAGCCTCTTCGATGAGCCGCTGGCCATCACTGTGCAGGGCCTCGGCCCGCGGCAGCAGGTCACGCTGCGGACATCCTTGCAGGATGAGATGGGCGAGCTCTTCCAGGCCTGCGCTCGCTACCAGGCAGGGGACAATGGGGAGCTGGACCTCGCCCGCTGCCCCGCGCTGCCGGGAGGCAGCTTCTCCGGCCTGGAGCCCATGGGGCTGCTCTGGGCTTTGCAGCCCCAGAAACCCCTCTGGAATATGATGAAGCGGGACGTGCAGACCCCCTTCGTCCTGCAGCTGGAGGTGTTTGAGGGCCACGGGGAGCCCCCCCGGCGGCTCCTGGCCCAGGCGCAGCATGAGCGGGTGTTCCTGCGGGACGGGGTGCGGAGAGTCCCGGTGCGAGAGGGAAGGATCCGGGCAACACTTTTCCTGCCCCCCG GAGAAGACCCCTTTCCAGGGATCATCGACATACAGGGACTTGGAGGAGGTCTTTTTGAGCACAGAGCCAGCCTGCTGGCTAATCATGGCTTTGTCACACTGGCCCTGGCTTATTATCAATATGAGGACCTGCCCCAGATGCCAACTGAACTCCACCTGGAATATTTTGAAGAGGCGCTGGACTATATGCTGCAGCACCCACAG GTGAAGGGACCAGGGGTTGGACTGCTCGGTTACTCCAAAGGAGCTGATCTGTGTCTCGCCATGGCTGTCTTCCTGAAGAACATCACAGCCGTTGCTTCCCTCGGTGGCCCTGTGGCCAATacaatttttcctctctgttacAAGGATAAAACCATCCCCCCTTTGCCCGTCGATGAACAACAGGTCAAGGTCATTGATTCCAATCTTCTTGATTATTCTGAAGCCTTTATTGACCCCTTTTATGCCCCTGGCAACCGAAGCCTGATCCCACTAGAGAAAGCTGAGGCACAGTTACTATTCGTTGTTGGACAAGATGATCGCATTTTTAAATCTGAGTATCATGCTACTGAGGCCTGCAAGCTTTTGCAGGCTCAAGGGAAGGAAAATTTTCAGATTCTCTCCTACCCTGGAACAGGGCACTGGATTGaccctccctttttccctttgcacCCCACAGCAAAGCATCCCACTTCTCCCAAGCGAGTAGTCCTGGGTGGGGAGCTCAGGGCTTATTCTAAAGCTCAGGTTCATGCTTGGCCACAGATCCAGGCTTTtttcaacaaatatttaaatgccAATTAA
- the LOC137661733 gene encoding acyl-coenzyme A thioesterase 5-like — MVSSICLSPPTRSLFDEPLAIAVQGLGPRQQVTLRTSLQDETGKLFQACTHYQVGDNGELDLARCPVLPGGSFSGLEPLGLLWALQPQKPLWNMVKWDVQTPFVLQLEVFEGHGEPLWRLLAQVQHERVFLRDRVRRVPVREGRIQATLFLPPGEDPFPGITDIQGLGGGLFEHRASLLANHGFVTLALAYYQYEDLPQEPTELHLEYFEEVVNYMLQNPQVKGPGVGLLGYSKGADLPLAILGAAVCMQQSGNLFRGEPAAWPSLGEERQSLGEKPRKEGCSCPFAWIQSCTDSNQQASFRKLPPQQISTLIRVSRQQRQRLR; from the exons ATGGTCTCCTCCATCTGCCTCTCACCCCCCACCCGCAGCCTCTTTGATGAGCCGCTGGCCATCGCTGTGCAGGGTCTCGGCCCACGGCAGCAGGTCACGCTGCGGACATCCTTGCAGGACGAGACGGGCAAGCTCTTCCAGGCCTGCACCCACTACCAGGTGGGGGACAACGGGGAGCTGGACCTCGCCCGCTGCCCCGTGCTGCCGGGAGGCAGCTTCTCTGGCCTGGAGCCCTTGGGGCTGCTCTGGGCTTTGCAGCCCCAGAAACCCCTCTGGAATATGGTGAAGTGGGATGTACAGACCCCCTTCGTCCTGCAGCTGGAGGTGTTTGAGGGCCACGGGGAGCCCCTCTGGCGGCTCCTGGCTCAGGTGCAGCACGAGCGGGTGTTCCTGCGGGACAGGGTGCGGAGAGTCCCGGTGCGAGAGGGGAGGATCCAAGCAACGCTTTTCCTGCCCCCTG GAGAAGACCCCTTTCCAGGGATCACTGACATACAGGGACTTGGAGGAGGTCTTTTTGAGCACAGAGCCAGCCTGCTGGCCAATCATGGCTTTGTCACACTGGCCCTGGCTTATTATCAATATGAGGA CCTGCCCCAGGAGCCAACTGAACTCCACCTGGAATATTTTGAAGAGGTGGTGAACTATATGCTGCAGAACCCACAG GTGAAGGGACCAGGGGTTGGACTGCTCGGTTACTCCAAAGGAGCTGATCTGCCTCTCGCCATTCTGGGGGCAGCa GTCTGCATGCAGCAAAGTGGTAACCTTTTCCGAGGGGAGCCTGCAGCTTGGCCAAGTTTGGGAGAGGAAAGACAGAGTCTGGGAGAGAAACCCAGGAAGgagggctgcagctgcccctTCGCCTGGATCCAGTCCTGCACAGACAGTAACCAGCAGGCCTCGTTTAGAAAACTGCCACCACAGCAGATAAGCACACTAATACGAGTCAGTCGGCAGCAacggcagcgactgaggtga
- the RIOX1 gene encoding ribosomal oxygenase 1, whose protein sequence is MAAGGAVEQRRQLGRLSALSVYRRAAGAGRLERRRRGTPLPAGGKRAKARPRRGGAGSGGLEPRAPPPPPSAAAPPSRVERAKAQPTRGEARGGGPEPEAPPQPPPIAAAPRSRVKRAKAPAGSPQAKRRGGPTASPGGPRPAREGGGGGGVVGLLRRLGRLEDSRQRAAELFRWLVAPVAPGQFLGRHWEKAPLLVRRGDPGYYAGLFSTADFDAALRGGEVHFGTHLDVTSYAEGVRETHNPSGRAMPAVVWDFYQNGCSLRLLSPQAFSPTVWHFLSILQEHFGSMAGANTYLTPPGTQGFAPHYDDIEAFVLQLEGKKHWRVYSPRTDAEVLPQFSSANLTQAELGEPVLETVLEAGDLLYFPRGFIHQGDCLPDAHSLHITVSSYQRNSWGDLLEKLLPAALQMALEEDVEYRQGLPMDYLGYMGVANSDTVDARRPAFMEKVQSLIKKLIDYAPIDAAVDQRAKSFLHDCLPPVLTQSEKAQSVYGFPARWQDGGPCDVDILIMKDTEVRLLRHGIVRLCNEEAGVMVYYTTENSRVYHKEEPKFFEIDPEYTDSVEFLLSSYPNYVSVDTLPCETLEDKISLATLLFEKGILTTKNPLVQV, encoded by the coding sequence atggcggcgggcggcgcggtgGAGCAGCGGCGGCAGCTGGGGCGGCTCTCGGCGCTCTCGGTGTACcgccgggcggcgggggccgggcggctGGAGCGGCGCCGCCGCGGGACGCCGCTGCCCGCGGGAGGCAAGCGGGCCAAGGCGCGGCCgaggcgcggcggggcgggaagCGGCGGCCTGGAGCCGAgggcccccccgccgccgccgagcgCCGCCGCGCCCCCCAGCCGCGTGGAGCGGGCCAAGGCGCAGCCGACGCGCGGCGAGGCGAGAGGCGGGGGCCcggagccggaggcaccgcCACAGCCGCCGCCGAtcgccgccgctccccgcagcCGCGTGAAACGGGCCAAGGCGCCGGCCGGCAGCCCCCAAGCGaagcggcggggcggccccaCAGCGAGCCCGGGCGGCCCGCGGCCGGCGAGagagggcggcggcggcggcggcgtggTGGGGCTGCTGCGGCGGCTGGGGCGGCTGGAGGACAGCCGGCAGCGGGCGGCCGAGCTGTTCCGCTGGCTGGTGGCGCCGGTGGCGCCGGGGCAGTTCCTGGGGCGGCACTGGGAGAAGGCGCCGCTGCTGGTGCGGCGGGGCGACCCCGGCTACTACGCGGGGCTATTCTCCACGGCCGACTTCGACGCCGCCCTGCGAGGCGGCGAGGTGCACTTCGGcacccacctggacgtgaccaGCTATGCTGAGGGGGTGCGGGAGACGCACAACCCATCCGGCCGGGCCATGCCTGCCGTCGTCTGGGACTTCTACCAGAACGGCTGCTCCCTGCGGCTCCTCAGCCCCCAGGCCTTCTCCCCCACAGTCTGGCACTTCCTCTCCATCCTGCAGGAGCACTTCGGCAGCATGGCGGGGGCCAACACATACCTCACGCCACCTGGGACGCAAGGTTTCGCCCCCCACTACGATGACATCGAGGCCTtcgtgctgcagctggaggggaaGAAGCACTGGCGCGTCTACAGCCCCCGGACAGATGCCGAGGTGCTGCCCCAGTTCTCCAGCGCAAACCTGACGCAGGCTGAGCTTGGTGAGCCCGTGCTGGAGACagtgctggaggctggggaCCTGCTGTACTTCCCCCGTGGCTTTATCCACCAGGGCGACTGTCTCCCTGATGCGCACTCGCTCCACATCACGGTGTCCTCCTACCAGAGGAACTCCTGGGGGGACCTCCTGGAGAAGCTCCTCCCGGCTGCCCTGCAGATGGCCCTGGAGGAGGATGTGGAGTACCGGCAAGGGCTTCCCATGGACTACCTGGGATACATGGGGGTCGCCAACTCAGACACAGTCGACGCTCGCCGACCGGCGTTTATGGAGAAAGTGCAGAGCCTGATAAAGAAACTCATCGACTATGCACCCATCGATGCTGCCGTGGATCAGAGAGCCAAGTCATTTCTTCATGACTGTCTCCCCCCGGTGCTTACGCAAAGCGAAAAGGCACAGAGTGTGTATGGCTTCCCGGCCCGGTGGCAAGATGGAGGTCCCTGTGATGTCGATATACTGATAATGAAAGACACAGAAGTACGTCTCCTCCGCCATGGCATTGTTAGATTGTGTAATGAAGAAGCAGGTGTGATGGTGTATTACACAACAGAAAACTCAAGAGTGTATCACAAGGAGGAACCCAAGTTCTTCGAGATAGATCCCGAGTATACAGACAGTGTAGAATTTCTCCTGTCATCCTATCCAAACTATGTCAGTGTGGATACCCTTCCATGTGAAACCTTGGAGGACAAGATTTCTCTAGCCACGCTCCTGTTTGAGAAGGGCATTCTGACAACGAAGAACCCTCTGGTACAAGTGTAA